The Populus trichocarpa isolate Nisqually-1 chromosome 2, P.trichocarpa_v4.1, whole genome shotgun sequence genome has a window encoding:
- the LOC7480424 gene encoding uncharacterized protein LOC7480424 isoform X2 yields MKISCWILILWLLLCILASGSLSIDNFNQAFPIIEPDPGHTKLRLSSEGLEAIKRITNPIAAVSVIGPYRSGKSFLLNQLLSLSCYEGFGVGHMRDTKTKGIWVWGTPLELDINGVKTSVFYLDTEGFESIGKSNVYDDRIFALATVLSSVIIYNLPETIREADISRLSFAVELAEEFYGRSAGQDVAFEPAKLLWLIQRDFLQGKSVQQMVNEALQHVPNSDGNKNIDQVNQIRDSLAIMGDNSTAFSLPQPHLQRTKLCDLKDGELDPMYVKKREQLKELVASIIRPKIVQGKSLNGKEFVAFLEQILEALNKGEIPSTGSLVEVFNKGILERCLKLYSEMMAKLRLPLPEKSLQNVHDSSKGETMKSFDEQHFGRHHAKRSVMQLDEEIEKVYKNFIMANEYQSAKLCEALYTRCEDRMDQLQVLRLPSMAKFNAGFLQCNQSFEQECVGPSKANYENRMIKMMGKSKSSFIKEYNHRLFNWLVAFSLVMVVVGRFIIKFILIEIGAWVLFIFLETYTRMFWSAESLYYNPVWHFIVATWETLVYSPILDLDRWAIPLGFMVVILVVYWRCYGGRKNGSRWLLPLYNNHKGGTDRPRTD; encoded by the exons ATGAAGATTTCTTGTTGGATTTTGATTCTATGGCTTCTTCTTTGCATTCTCGCATCTGGGTCTCTTTCAATTGACAATTTTAACCAAGC GTTTCCTATCATTGAACCTGATCCTGGCCATACAAAACTTCGTCTTTCAAGTGAAGGCTTGGAAGCCATCAAACGAATAACAAACCCAATTGCTGCTGTTTCT GTAATCGGTCCATATCGCTCTGGAAAATCTTTTCTGCTCAATCAGCTTCTTTCCCTTTCTTGTTACGAAG GTTTTGGTGTTGGACATATGCGTGACACAAAGACCAAAG GGATTTGGGTCTGGGGAACCCCGCTTGAATTGGACATCAATGGAGTAAAAACTTCTGTGTTTTACCTTGATACAGAGGGATTTGAAAGTATTGGGAAATCAAATGTTTATGATGATCG GATTTTTGCTTTGGCAACTGTTTTGAGCTCTGTGATTATTTATAATCTGCCTGAGACG ATCCGAGAAGCTGACATATCTCGTCTGTCATTTGCTGTTGAGCTTGCTGAAGAATTTTATGGAAGGTCCGCA GGCCAAGATGTTGCATTTGAACCTGCAAAACTTCTATGGCTTATCCAGCGTGATTTTCTAC AGGGGAAGTCAGTGCAACAAATGGTGAACGAAGCCCTCCAACATGTTCCTAACAGTGATG GGAACAAAAATATTGATCAG GTTAATCAGATCCGAGACTCGTTGGCTATTATGGGTGATAACAGCACCGCCTTTAGCTTGCCACAA CCTCATCTCCAGCGAACAAAGCTTTGTGACCTGAAGGATGGTGAGCTTGATCCTATGTATGTTAAGAAGAGGGAGCAGTTAAAAGAACTTGTTGCTAGCATTATTCGTCCAAAGATTGTGCAGGGTAAATCTCTAAATGGAAAGGAGTTTGTAGCTTTCTTGGAGCAG ATACTCGAAGCTTTGAATAAAGGAGAGATCCCATCAACAGGCTCTCTGGTGGAGGTTTTCAATAAGGGTATTCTTGAGCGATGTTTGAAGTTATACAGTGAAATGATGGCAAAGTTACGCTTGCCACTTCCTGAGAAATCTCTGCAAAATGTCCATGACAGCTCTAAAGGGGAAACAATGAAATCTTTTGATGAACAACATTTTGGCCGTCACCATGCGAAGAGATCTGTCATGCAGCTGGATGAAGAAATAGAGAAG GTTTATAAGAATTTCATAATGGCAAATGAGTATCAATCAGCAAAGCTCTGTGAGGCACTGTATACCAGATGTGAGGACAGAATGGACCAGCTTCAGGTTCTCAGACTTCCTTCCATGGCAAAATTCAATGCAGGCTTCTTGCAATGCAACCAAAGTTTTGAACAGGAGTGTGTTGGACCTTCAAAGGCAAATTATGAAAATCGAATGATTAAG ATGATGGGGAAATCAAAATCTTCATTTATAAAGGAATACAACCACAGGCTATTCAATTGGTTGGTGGCCTTCTCCCTCGTCATGGTGGTAGTGGGCCGGTTTATTATCAAGTTTATTTTGATAGAAATTGGTGCATGGGTactttttatcttcttagagACCTACACGAGGATGTTCTGGTCTGCAGAGTCTCTCTATTACAACCCAGTTTGGCATTTTATTGTTGCAACCTGGGAAACACTTGTCTACAGCCCTATCCTTGATTTGGACAG ATGGGCAATACCACTTGGTTTCATGGTGGTGATTTTGGTAGTATATTGGCGATGTTACGGTGGAAGGAAAAATGGGTCACGCTGGCTGTTACCTTTATACAATAATCATAAAGGGGGCACTGATAGGCCAAGAACAGACTAA
- the LOC7480424 gene encoding uncharacterized protein LOC7480424 isoform X1 yields MVNEALQHVPNSDGNKNIDQVNQIRDSLAIMGDNSTAFSLPQPHLQRTKLCDLKDGELDPMYVKKREQLKELVASIIRPKIVQGKSLNGKEFVAFLEQILEALNKGEIPSTGSLVEVFNKGILERCLKLYSEMMAKLRLPLPEKSLQNVHDSSKGETMKSFDEQHFGRHHAKRSVMQLDEEIEKVYKNFIMANEYQSAKLCEALYTRCEDRMDQLQVLRLPSMAKFNAGFLQCNQSFEQECVGPSKANYENRMIKMMGKSKSSFIKEYNHRLFNWLVAFSLVMVVVGRFIIKFILIEIGAWVLFIFLETYTRMFWSAESLYYNPVWHFIVATWETLVYSPILDLDRWAIPLGFMVVILVVYWRCYGGRKNGSRWLLPLYNNHKGGTDRPRTD; encoded by the exons ATGGTGAACGAAGCCCTCCAACATGTTCCTAACAGTGATG GGAACAAAAATATTGATCAG GTTAATCAGATCCGAGACTCGTTGGCTATTATGGGTGATAACAGCACCGCCTTTAGCTTGCCACAA CCTCATCTCCAGCGAACAAAGCTTTGTGACCTGAAGGATGGTGAGCTTGATCCTATGTATGTTAAGAAGAGGGAGCAGTTAAAAGAACTTGTTGCTAGCATTATTCGTCCAAAGATTGTGCAGGGTAAATCTCTAAATGGAAAGGAGTTTGTAGCTTTCTTGGAGCAG ATACTCGAAGCTTTGAATAAAGGAGAGATCCCATCAACAGGCTCTCTGGTGGAGGTTTTCAATAAGGGTATTCTTGAGCGATGTTTGAAGTTATACAGTGAAATGATGGCAAAGTTACGCTTGCCACTTCCTGAGAAATCTCTGCAAAATGTCCATGACAGCTCTAAAGGGGAAACAATGAAATCTTTTGATGAACAACATTTTGGCCGTCACCATGCGAAGAGATCTGTCATGCAGCTGGATGAAGAAATAGAGAAG GTTTATAAGAATTTCATAATGGCAAATGAGTATCAATCAGCAAAGCTCTGTGAGGCACTGTATACCAGATGTGAGGACAGAATGGACCAGCTTCAGGTTCTCAGACTTCCTTCCATGGCAAAATTCAATGCAGGCTTCTTGCAATGCAACCAAAGTTTTGAACAGGAGTGTGTTGGACCTTCAAAGGCAAATTATGAAAATCGAATGATTAAG ATGATGGGGAAATCAAAATCTTCATTTATAAAGGAATACAACCACAGGCTATTCAATTGGTTGGTGGCCTTCTCCCTCGTCATGGTGGTAGTGGGCCGGTTTATTATCAAGTTTATTTTGATAGAAATTGGTGCATGGGTactttttatcttcttagagACCTACACGAGGATGTTCTGGTCTGCAGAGTCTCTCTATTACAACCCAGTTTGGCATTTTATTGTTGCAACCTGGGAAACACTTGTCTACAGCCCTATCCTTGATTTGGACAG ATGGGCAATACCACTTGGTTTCATGGTGGTGATTTTGGTAGTATATTGGCGATGTTACGGTGGAAGGAAAAATGGGTCACGCTGGCTGTTACCTTTATACAATAATCATAAAGGGGGCACTGATAGGCCAAGAACAGACTAA